TTTCCACCTCGGCAATGGAGCGTCCCTGAATAAGCAAATCAATAATTTCAGGAAATGCAAAAAGCCCCAGGCCCACAACCACCAGTGGAACACCGTCCATCAAGTAATCGATTCCGAAAGTATACCTATATTCGGCTACTGCCGGAGCGTCACCTACAGTTCCGAGCATCACACCGAATCCAGCTGCAAGTACGCCTTTAAGTGCATTATCTCCCGAGAGAACACCCACCATGGACATGCCGAGCACCGCCAGCATGAACAGCTCGGGAGAACCAAAGGCAAGCACCAGAGGGCGGGCTACCGGAATTATGATGCTCAAAACCGTGGCTCCGAATAGCCCGCCAATTAGCGAAGCAGTAAAGGCAGCACCTAGGGCCCTCGCCGCTTCACCTTTTTTAGCCAACGGATATCCGTCCATAATGGTTGCCTGAGAAGCGGAGGACCCCGGAATGCCCATCATCACAGATGGGAAGGTGTCTGAGGTTGGAATAACCGCAACCATACCAATGAGTAGAGGAAAGGCCACATCAGGCTCCATTCCGTATATTATGGGCAGCAAAATTGTCATTCCCACAATGCCGCCGAGCCCGGGAAGGATACCAACACACAGTCCCACAATTACACCAGTTATAAGCATTGCCAGATGTGTGGGCTCAAACAATCTCAAGAAGGTCTCTAGCATCAGATCCATTGGCAAATCTCCAGGAAGCGCAGGCGAGTTTTAAAACACAGCAATTATTCTAACTTCTCAGCAACGGCTCGAAGTCCTTAATCCACGGTAACACCGTACTTGTCTTTGATCCACTTGAGAACCCAGGCTTTGCTTTCCGGAGGAACATCCAGTACCGACTGAAAAGCCTTCGCCGCCTTCTCCCCGTAATACTGCTTGTAACCACCAAGGTTTTTTTCAATGACCTTCTGGAACTCGGGATCCTCTATCGTCTTCTTAGCCGCCTCCCGCCAGACTGCCACAATCTCCGCCGGAGTCTTTTCAGGCAACCACACTGCTTTCTGTACTGCAAATCCCGCCACAAAGAAGGCTTTCCAGGCTTCCCAGGCGGGGCCAGAAGGTTTTTTCCCGTGTACCATCTCGTAAACTTCGGGGAAGCAGGGAAGGTCCGGTTCAATGGGATCACGGACGATGTTACCTTCCTCATCCAGTACGCCCCAGGTCATCAAAGGAATAGCCTTTTTCATCTCCACCAGAGGTCGCACGTTTTCTATGTATGCTGTGGAAGTCTGATAATCTATGTTGACTTCTCCCTGTTCGAAAGCAACCCGGCCAGCTCCTCGACCTTTGTAGCCGAATACCGCTTTAACGTTTAGACCGAGCATGTCGAAAGCCAGCAGTGGAACCAGATCCAGAGAGGTAACACCCTGAGAAGCATACACCAACTCTTTCTTAAACCCTTTGAGATCTGCCGCTGACTTAACACCCAGATCGGGGTTGATGTACACAACACCGCCCGTACTTGAAGCTAAGACAATATGATACTTTGAGAAATCGTACTTCACCTTACTGTTTCCAAGAAGATAGGGAAAGGTGGTGGAACCCGAAGATCCGAAGATTGTTAGCCCGTCCGGACGTGCCCGTTCGTGAAAGTAGTTCGCACCAACGATGCTTCCTCCACCGGGCATGTTCTTGATAACTATTGTCGGATTGCCGGGCAGGTACTTTTGAAGGTAAGGGGCGTAAAGGCGTGCCCACACGTCACTTCCTCCACCTACGCTGAACGGTATAATCCACTTAATCGTCTTCCCGGAGAAATCGACTTCAGCATTTGCTGAAGTAACCAGTCCAAAGGCTGTGATAAAAGCAACAACCAATGCCCAGACCTTTTTCTTACACATGCCTTCCTCCTTTTCTCATGCTAAGGTTCACCCACTTCACGCGACGCTTACCAGGTATTGATAAAATCCACCTTTTTATTGCGCCTCCGTAAAAGTAACCACAGTCTCGGCAAGCACACTGTAGTCGGGATCCGTGACCTTAAGAGTATAACTCCCGGCCCTGATGATCTTCTTTGATATGAAACGGCTGCAGTCCCACACCACTTCCCAGTTACCTTTATCATCTGCAATGGGAGTTTTGTCCAAGGCAAAACTGATGTCTGTAATCACACCATCGTCAGCCACGAAAAGTATTGCCAGCTCCTGACCGGGAGAGAATCCCGATCCCTTAAGCCGAACCTCTACTTTTTTGCCTAACTTAACCTGCGCTGGTTCGACCCAAAATTTAACGTCAGCAAAGGCCATTGACAGGGTGCACAAAAGCAAAACCAATCCCCCAATAATTGCTCGCTTCATAAGACCCTCCTCCGTGATTTTTGGAACTCCCTCCATCAACCTATGGTTTTACATCTCCCAGAAACAACCCCGGACACCCCCGTTAAGGGGCATCATATTCGACAATCACCCTGAAACAACATCTCAAAGAAAAATGGCTAGAAGCCTTTTGGGAACTCTTCAGCGTTTTTTAAAAGAGCAGCGTACCGATAGATCCCGTGAATGAATTTACTACAGGGAGTCAGGAAAAAAAGACCCGCTACCAAGCCTAAATGAACCGTCAGTAACAAACCCATGAGCACAGTACCCCTCAGCAAAAGCAAAAATATACCGCTAAAGGCAATCAGAAAAAGCAGAGCAAGCATGAACAGGTCATGGATCGTGGATTTTCGATCGGAAGGATTGCTGTCAATGCGGTATTTCAGATAGACGAGCCCCGATGTTCCAACCAAAATTGCAAAGCCTCCGACTGTTCCGAGAACCACGGGTAAGCTGAACCAGGAATAGGGACCGGCAATACCGAGAACGTGATGGTAATAAAAAGCTGCGGTAGTCGCCCCAAAACAAAGTAAGAAGCCGTAAAAAACGGCATGGTGAAGGTAGCGCCTTTTCATGGAGAACTCTTCAGCCGGGTAATTACACCCTACTCCACGGCCTCCCAAAAATTCTAGAGTCAAGGCATTTTTCAGTGCTCTTGCATGTAATGTCAGCGAGTTCCAGGCCCCGGCAGAGCCACCCATAGCCGCCCATAGGTTCCTTACACCCTTTACAATTCCAAAAATAGCCCACATTGCAAGGAGGGAGAACAATAGGATTATCAACGGATAGGGAACTACGGAATAAAATAGACCAGCCTTTGTATCAAGAGATTCAGGGGTGTTTCCCCAAATAAATCCCAACAACCCGAAAAAGGCAATAGAGGCCACAACAACAGATATCGATAAAAGTACTCCCCATTTCCCCAAAAAAAATCCGGTCCACGAAGGCCACACACAGCTTTTATAAGTGGTCATTCGCAATTGTGCCATAACTCTGGGAAAGTTCACATTAAAAGGATGAGGAGGAGCATACTGACAGGCATAATAACAATCGCGACAGTTATGACAAAGGTTGGCTAGATATATGATATCCTCACGCGAGAAGGTTCTCCTGAGTTCCATGGCCGGAAACACGGCACAAAACCCTTCGCAGTAACGGCAAGCATTACAAATGGTAAGCACCCTTTCAGCTTCTTTGTAAGGATCGGATAACATACCTGACCGCTTCCTTTCCGGCTTCTATCCCAAAAACGGTGCCTATGGTCATGCCAAACCCTGCAAGATAGCCGCGTCCAAGAATATTCCCCGCCATGATTTCTCCAGCGGCAAAAATATTGGGAAAAGGTCCGTCAGGACCAACCACGCGAGCCGAAGCGTCAACCTTAACCCCCAAGTAAGTAAAGGTAATTCCAGGCCGCAGAGGATAGGCGTAGAAAGGTGGTCTATCGATTCTTCGGGCCCAGTGACTTTTGGGCGGAGAAATACCTCGGGCCACACAATTATCCAATCGCGCAGGATCGAAATCCCTTTCTTCCACGGCAGCGTTAAACTGATCTACAGTCAATTTTAGAGCTTTGGGATCTATACCCAGCTTTTCACCCAGATTTTCAACCGTTTCTGCCGTAATCGGTGGAAACACCGAAGGCATAAAAAGATCCAGAGCTTTGGCGTCGATGATCGCGTAGGCAATCTGATCGGGTTGCTGAGCTACAAGCCTACCCCAGATGGCGTATCTCTTCGGCCAGAAATCTTCACCCTCATCATAAAAACGCTTAGCCTCCCTGTTAACCACAATGCCGAAGGTGATACAATCCAGTCTTGTGACGATACCACCGTCGAATTCGGGGGCCCGCGCATCCACCGCAACGGCATGGCACTGTGTCGGATCACCAACGGGCACGGCACCATGTTTTAGAAGTGCCTTCAGCATACGCCCTCTATTGTAAGGTGTGCCCCGAATGACAAAGCGATCTGCCGCCTCGCCCCAGTATTCCTTTATCCATTCCTTATTGGCCTGAAATCCCCCTGTGGCAACAACCAGACTTCGAGCTTCAATTGGCCGTACCAGATTATCTATCCTCACATGAAGCCGTCTGAAAAGACCATCTTCTATTTCCAAATCCACTGCTTCAGCACAGGTCAGGATTTCAACCCCCAGCTGCCGGGCCTTCCTGTAATATGCATTAACAAGAGCCTTACCACCTCCCAGAAAGAAGGCGTTTGTCCTTGATAAATGCAGAGTTCCCCGCATGGCTGGCTGAAAACGACAACCATGAGCTTCCATCCATCGGCCCAGGTCCCTCGAACGCTTTATGGTCAATCGTGCGAGTTCCTCATCGGTATGCCCACCTGTTACGGCCATCAAATCCTCAAAAAACTCCTCTTCTGAGTACGGACCAGTCAGGTAATCATTAGCACTCGCATGGACATACCGAATATTTCGTGTATGCCGACTATTGCCACCACGGCACCATCCCGGTGCACTTTCCAATAACAAAACATCCGCACCCGCTTCTCTAGCGGTCATGGCGGCACATAATGCTGCGTTGCCACCGCCTGCAACAATTACGTCATAATTTTTCGTTTCAAAAGGACGATGAGTCACTTTGTATCCTCAGATCAGGTCAGACAATCTATGAAACCAGGGCTTATCTGTGGTTGCAAAAGAAAGATAGTTTCAATTTTTGTGCCTAAAAGATGTGAAAATCCTACAATAGCAAAAAATTAAATTCTTACTTTAGGGCAGGAGTACACACAAAAGTCGCACCTACCAGGCCGCTACGGGCTTTCCTGATGCCAAAAGGGAAGTGGCCTCTTCCAGGCATTGCAAGTCTCACGACATATGTGATATTAGTGTTAATGTTATGTTTCATTCACGAAACACTTCGTTATGATAAGGTGACATGCCATGAAACAAAAGCCCCTAAAATTAGGAGTCTTTGCTTCCAGTGACTCTCTCATGAAAGCTATTCTTGATGTCAGGGAAGAATACGAGGACATAGACTTCCTGATTTCAGGGAAGAGCCTGGACGATGCCCTGGAAGAAGGGCAAAAAATGATAAGGCAGGGCGTAGAAGCTATTATAAGCCGGCGTGGAACAGCGCACTTACTGCGCCAGCACCTGAAAGTTCCGATTGTATCCTTGCCTCACTTTACTGTGGAATTGATAGCAAGTCTTCGAAAAGCCTCTGCATACGGCAGGAAGGTTCTCCTGCCTTGTTTCGGGGATGATCTGATAGACTTGGGTACATTATCCAAGCTTCTAAATATTGAAATAGTACAGGGCTATTATACAGACAAAAAGAGCCTTTTCCGATCTGTCGAATGGGGTAAACAGCAGGGATGCTCGGTGGCACTGGGCGGTAACCGTACGCGAGAAGCAGCCCAAGCGGTAGGTCTTCCCTTTGTGGAAATAGCTGTATCACACGAGGAAGTTCGAGCCGCCATTGAAAATGCCCGATCGGTAGCCATATCCAACCGTGCTTACCGCACTCTGGCTTCTCACTATCAGGGTATTCTCGATGCCGCTTCCGAGGGTATAATAGCCGTCGATGTAAAAGGGACAATTTCTGCTGCTAACCGTGTAGCTCGTAGAATATTTTCGGGGAAAATAACAGAAGGTTACTCTCTCCTCGATATCTTTCCTTCCAGGAGATTTCTCAGACCTCTGGCTGAAGGTCAGGCCATAATGGACGTTATCGAGGAAATCGAAGGTCAAAAATACCTCGTCAGCCGCATACCGATTTTCAATGACGATGAAGTCGTAGGCGGAATATATTTCTTTAAAGAAATAGGAGAAGTCCTGGAAGCCGAAAAAGCCGTACGAAGAGTTCTGGCTCGAGGTCTGGTAGCAAAGTATAACTTTTCGGACATAATATACGCAAGCTCCCTTATGAACGATGTCGTTGAAACGGCAAAACAATTCGCCATGACCGACTCAACGGTTTTACTTGTGGGCGAAACCGGCACAGGAAAAGAGCTTTTTGCACACAGTATCCATAACAGCAGTTCCAGAAAGAAGGGTCCCTTTGTCACCGTAAATTGCGCGGCACTCCCTGAAAGCCTTCTTGAAAGCGAACTTTTCGGCTACGAAGAGGGAGCATTTACGGGATCACGCAAAGGAGGTAAGGCTGGTCGATTTGAAATGGCGCACAGGGGCACGATCTTTCTTGATGAAATCGACAGCACGCCTCAACAGGTACAAATTAGACTACTGAGAATCTTACAGGAAAAAGAAGTAATAAGAATCGGTGGAGACCGCAAAATACCCATCGATGTTCGGGTAGTAGCGGCTTCGTCACGCGACTTGATGGATGTGGTAAAAAACGGGACCTTCAGAAGCGACCTTTTCTTCAGGCTTAATGTTCTGAAAATCGAGATCCCGCCACTCAGGCAAAGGCCTGAAGACATCCTGGTACTTCTGGAACATTTCATTCATGTAACGGCGAAGCAGTATGGTTTGAAGGCTGTTACACTTCCGCCACATTTATTAGATCGCCTTATGCGTTACTCATGGCCCGGCAATGTCCGCCAGCTAAGGAACTTTGCGGAAAGGCTTGTATTAACAAGCAACCTACCACTGAAAAATCAAGGTGTCGAAAAGCTGGTAAACGAGCTAATGGCCTCTGATTCAGACCGCCCCCTAACCGGCCCAGAAGCATGTTCCCCTCCCCTATCCACTCATTCGATAATAGATGCTAAAAAGAACGAAATTGAGAAAGCACTCATAAGGAACACTCTGGAACAGTGTCGCTGGAACCGTACTCTCGCCGCCCGCCAGCTTGGAATAAGCCGAACCACACTCTGGAGAAAAATAAAGCTGTTTGGAATCCAGTGCGAATAGCCACCTGGCATAATGTTTGCTCCACCTTTTTGGGCGAATTGAAAAGCTTCTGATTGATGCTCTTTTGTTCCGGCCATAATCGGTCAGTAGAGGGGTTTGGTACAAAGCCGGAGGATGACCATGCAAAGGAGAATCCCGGCCGTCATAATGAGAGGTGGAACCAGTAAAGCCGTTTTCTTCAAAGAATCTCATCTTCCTTCCGACCCTGGAATAAGAGATAAGGTGATTCTGGCTGCTTTTGGAAGCCCTGATCCTTATCGTCGGCAGGTGGACGGGCTGGGTGGTGCAGTATCTACAACCAGTAAAGTCGCTATAATCTCGGTATCATCTGATCCGGCTTATGATGTCGTATATTTATTTGGCCAGGTTAGCATAGATAGACCGCTGGTTGATTACAAAGGAAACTGTGGAAATATCTCCTCTGCTGTAGGGCCCTTCGCCGTTGATGAGGGATTGGTTCCGGTAACAGAACCCGTTACCAAAGTCCGCATTTATCAAAAAAATACAAACAAACTTATAATTGCCGAGGTTCCGGTTCATAACGGCATTTTTAACGAGGAAGGAGATTTTAGCATCCCCGGTGTACCTGGAACGGGATCGAAAATAGCCCTTCGTTTTGTAGATCCAGGTGGCTCGGTAACAGGCGCCCTTTTCCCTACCGGAAACCTGCGGGATACGGTCACCCTCGCCGGGAAAAAATTCGAGGTGACCATTATAGACGCATCCAACCCATGTGTCTTCGTAAAAGCTAAAAGCTTGGGATTAACGGGCGCAGAAAAAGAGGAAATCGAAAACAGTCGAGAGTTGAAAGACCTGATTGAGGCCATACGTGCAAATGCGGCGGTCCGACTTGGTCTTACTTCTACACCCGAGGAGGCGACAGTGTCATGTCAGGCTGTCCCGAAAATCGGCATCGTTTCAGAGCCGATTCCCTACACAACCTGGGCTAATACTCTTGTTGATCCAGAATCTGTGCACCTATGCGCAAGAATGATGTCCATGGGCACGTTGCACGCTTCGTTTCCCGTTTCCGGATCCATAAGTCTGGCGGCCGCCGCACGTATTCAAGGAACCGTAGTTAACGATTGCCTCAAACGCAACCTGCCCGAAGAGGATATCCTCATTGGCCATCCTGGGGGAATCATGCCTGTTGGAGTTTCCATCGATGTAACGCCGGGTTCGCCTCGAGTAACCGAGGCGGTCATTTACCGCACTGCCCGACGTCTGATGGAAGGCTATGTGTTCGTACCGGAAAAGTTCTTCCACGCAGGTTGACCCAAATAACCATAAAAAGGATGGAAGAGAAACACATACATTAAATGAAATATTTTACAGGAATCGAACTCAATTAACTACTTTGGAGAGGGGTGCTTTTTCCTGGTTAGACTTAAGGCCAGGGAAAGTCTTTTCAGGCATGGCCTAAGTATTAAATTACTCCGTCTCTCTGGTGTAATTTCTTTCTCGGGGGTTTCGTCATGAAACTGGATCTACCTTATGGAACAGGAAAGATTGCGGTTCACATCCCCGACGACTCCTGCATAGCCTGGCCTAAAAAAGCACCTCCACTCTTAAACCTGGAAAACGACATCCGGGAAGCCGTACATAATCCCATTGGCACACCAAGGTTAAGGGAAATTGCTCGAGGTAAGAAGGACGCCGTCATCGTAATCAACGATGCTACTCGACCAGCGCCAACCGAGCCGATGCTCACATCGATACTGGAGGAACTGAAAAGTGCGGGCATAAGCGATAAAGACGTTTCAGTTGTAATTGCTTGCGGTAACCACAGACCCGCAACACCCGATGAAATTAGAAGTATCGTAGGAAACGAGTTTGCTGAGAAGCTCAAAATATTAAACCACGTGGCCACAGATACAAAGAATATGGTACTGGTCGGTAAAACGAAGGTGGGTACGCCTGTCTGGATCAATTCCGCAGTTGCTCATGCAAGCATCAAAATCCTGACCGGACTCATAGCCCCTCATCATTCGGCGGGTTACAGTGGTGGCCGCAAGAGTCTGGTACCCGGAGTTGCTGGAATTGAAACAATCAAAGCTCATCACTCCTTTCCTATCAGGCAGTTTGAACCCATGTGCGGGAAACTTGCAGGAAATCCGTTTCACGAAGAAGCAGTACGCATAGCGAGGTTGGTGGGTATCGACTTTATAGTGAATGTGGTTCAAGACGGGTACGGTACCTATGTAGGCGTCGTAGCTGGAGACGTGGAAAAAGCCCACGAAGCGGGTATCGCCATGGGATCAAAGTACTGGAACATCGATCTGCAACACAAATTTCCGATCGTAATAGCTACTCCTGGTGGATATCCCAGGGACATAGATCTGCACCAAGCACAAAAGGCACTTTCCACCGCCGAAATGGCCGCTGTTCCCGGAAGCGTTCTAGTGCTTATTGCAGAATGTAGAGAAGGCCTTGGAAAGTGGAAAGCATCATGGTTACGGGAAGCCACACACCCCAGAGATGTTATTCGCAGATTCGAACACGAGGGTTTCACCGAAGGCCACACGTCCAAGGATTTCATGCTGGCCCGGGCTTTATGTTCCCATCAAATCATTATCTTTTCGAGTTTATCGCCCGACATAGTGCGAAATCTGTTCATGACACCTGCCAGCTCACCTCAGCAGGCAATAGACGAAGCCTTAAAATTGAAGCCTATGGGACCTGTGCTTGTCTTGCCCAAGGCCGTTAACCTCATCCCAAGGGTTAAAAAATGAAAAAAGAGATCTCCAGGGAACTGGGCAAATTTGTTAGTAAGGTCGGTCCCCAGGACCTCCCGCGTAGTGTTTTCACACAGAGCTTGTTTGGCATCACAGACGGTATTGCCGTTATGTTGGCGGGCTGCAGGCAATTCGGTTCCTCTATCGCCCAAATATTGGATGCGCTAGGCGGACGACCGGTTGCGACTGTCATCGGTCTGGGGTATCAAACCTCGGCACCTCTCGCGGCATGGTCGAACGGAATTTTATCTCATCTTCTGGACTACGACGATCTCAGCTTATCAATGGGAGGTCACCCTACGGGGCCTGTCCTTTCGGCAGCGCTGGCTGCAGCTGAAGAAATCGATGCTGACGGCAAAAGTCTTATAACGGCTTATGCCGCAGGCATTGAAGTCATGACCAAGATTGGCTCGGCTCTGTTTGACCGTTTGTACACAAGCGGATGGCACCCTACGTCCGTGCTGGGGGCTTTCGGCGCATGTGCAGCTGCCTCAAACATATGGAAGCTTACCCCTGATCAAACCGCTACTGCCTTAGCTATGGTTGCATCAGCAGCAGGTGGCATCAAAAAAAACTTTGGCACCATGACCAAGGCTCTACACGTTGGAAACGCAGCCTATAACGGGGTGCTATGTGCCATGCTGGCCAGGCGCGGCTGGACCGCGCAGCTTTCTGCTCTGGAGGGGCCAAAAGGACTATTCGACCTAATTTGCGGAAAAAGCTCTTTGGAAGATCACGAACTGATCCACCGATTAGGAAATCCGTGGGACATAGAGGAACCCGGCATATTTCTTAAAAAATATCCATGCTGTGGAAGTATTCACCCTGCCCTGGATGCGCTATTTCAAATCTCAGAGCTACCACGTCCCGGCAAGATCGAAAGGATTCATTGTAAAATTCATCCCGATAAATCTCATATACTTTCCGAAAAAACTCCTCGATCGGGGCTGGAAGCCAAGTTCAATCTTCGGTATTGCCTCGCCTCAGCAATCATCCGCACCGCTGTCTCCCTGGATCATTTTTCAGATGCTGCAGTATCAGACCCGGAAGTTCTCAGCCTGATGGAAAGGATAGAAATTATTCCGGACGAATCGGTAGGTTTATGGGGATCTGAAATCACCATTGAATGTAAGGAAGGTAGGATCGTAACAGGTGTGTGCCATAAACTGGGGGGAATTTTTGACAAAATGACACTTTTACGAAAACTTGAAGATTGTGCGACTTCCATTCTAGGGCAGGAAAAAACGGAACGACTGAAATACGCCTTACAAAACTTGGCCGACCTGCCCAGCGTGAGAGATTTAATGGAAAAAACTGTTTCATAGTTGTCCGATTGGCATTTTAGATAAGATAAGAGGCAGAGAAAATGAGCGGTATAAAATATTTATTGGTATATCTGGCCCTGGGTTCGGTGGGCGGTTACATTGGAGCGAGACTTAAAATTCCTGCGGGCGCCATGATCGGTGCAATGATCGTGGTGATCGGGTTCAAGATAGCAACAAAAGTGGATTGGGCTCTCCCCCGGGGATTTCCCTTCTTTCTACAGATCATGTTGGGTATCACCATTGGCGCATCTTTTCGGATGGAAATGATTCAAGCCCTTACGAAAGTTGCCGTGCCGGTGATTTTGTCCACGCTCATACTGGTACTGGTGGGTATGATCCTTGCCTTTATATTTGCCAGAATGGGAATACTCGACGGTGGAACAGCCTATCTTGGAACAAGCCCCGGAGCCATGAGTCCCTTGATCGTACTCGCCCTTGAAAGTGGGAAAGATCCCACTATAATCACGTGTTTTCACTTTTTCCGTGTGGTCTTTATCATACTAACCATGCCTGCGATTTATCGCTTCTTCTTTGAATGATGGAAAGAACAAAATTGCACAGAAAAGGAGGTCCCATGAAGGAGAAGGTTTGCCTCAGAAACCCTATCGTTGAAATGGATGGCGACGAAATGACAAGAATACTGTGGAAAATGGTTAAAGAAACACTTATTTTCCCGTACATTGACATATCTCTTGAATACTATGATCTTGGAATACAGCATCGTGACGAAACGGATGACAAGGTTACTCTGGATGCAGCCAAAGCTGTTGAGAAACATAAAGTTGGTGTCAAATGCGCAACCATCACACCAAATGCTGAGAGAGTCAAAGAATACAACCTCAAAAGAGAATACAAAAGCCCCAACGCAACAATTAGGGGTTACCTAGATGGAACGGTTTTCAGAACGCCAATAATGGTTGAAAAAATACCGCCTGCAGTAAGGAATTGGAAAAAACCCATCACTATTGCCCGCCACGCATACGGAGATGTTTACCGTAACGCAGAACTCCGTGTACCCGAACCCGGTACTGCCGAACTGGTTTTTAGATCACATTCAGGACGGGTGGAAACCCTTAAGATAGCTGATTTTGACGGGCCGGGAGTTATACAGGGTATTCACAATACCGATGCTTCCATTCGCAGCTTTGCACGGGCCTGTTTTATTTTCGGGCTGGACAGAAGTCTAGATGTTTGGTTTGCTACTAAAGACACGATTTCCAAAACCTACGACGCTCGATTTAAAGAAATTTTCGAAGAAGAATTTGAAACTTTTCGGGCTCGGTTTGAAGAGAAAGGTATTTCCTACTTTTACACGCTTATCGATGATGCCGTCGCTCGCATAATAAAATCCGAAGGTGGGGTCCTCTGGGCCTGCAAGAATTACGACGGTGACGTGATGAGCGATATGGTGGCATCTGCCTGTGGCAGCCTGGCCATGATGACCTCAGTACTCGTTTCACCACAGGGCTGTTTTGTATATGAAGCAGCCCATGGCACGGTACAACGCCATTATTACAGATATCTCAAAGGCGAAAAAACATCCACAAATCCCATGGCCCTTATATTTGCATGGACAGGCGCCATTCGCAAAAGAGGAGAGTTGGACGGGGTAGCCGAAGCTGTCCGCTTTGCCGATGCGCTTGAACAAGCTGCATGCCAGACCATCGAAGCCGGAATCATGACAGGAGATCTGGCGGCCATTGCCCCACCTTTTCCCGAAAAACGAAGTGTCGATTCGGAAACATTTCTCGAAGCGA
This Thermodesulforhabdus norvegica DNA region includes the following protein-coding sequences:
- a CDS encoding MmgE/PrpD family protein, whose protein sequence is MKKEISRELGKFVSKVGPQDLPRSVFTQSLFGITDGIAVMLAGCRQFGSSIAQILDALGGRPVATVIGLGYQTSAPLAAWSNGILSHLLDYDDLSLSMGGHPTGPVLSAALAAAEEIDADGKSLITAYAAGIEVMTKIGSALFDRLYTSGWHPTSVLGAFGACAAASNIWKLTPDQTATALAMVASAAGGIKKNFGTMTKALHVGNAAYNGVLCAMLARRGWTAQLSALEGPKGLFDLICGKSSLEDHELIHRLGNPWDIEEPGIFLKKYPCCGSIHPALDALFQISELPRPGKIERIHCKIHPDKSHILSEKTPRSGLEAKFNLRYCLASAIIRTAVSLDHFSDAAVSDPEVLSLMERIEIIPDESVGLWGSEITIECKEGRIVTGVCHKLGGIFDKMTLLRKLEDCATSILGQEKTERLKYALQNLADLPSVRDLMEKTVS
- a CDS encoding AbrB family transcriptional regulator yields the protein MSGIKYLLVYLALGSVGGYIGARLKIPAGAMIGAMIVVIGFKIATKVDWALPRGFPFFLQIMLGITIGASFRMEMIQALTKVAVPVILSTLILVLVGMILAFIFARMGILDGGTAYLGTSPGAMSPLIVLALESGKDPTIITCFHFFRVVFIILTMPAIYRFFFE
- a CDS encoding NADP-dependent isocitrate dehydrogenase, with amino-acid sequence MKEKVCLRNPIVEMDGDEMTRILWKMVKETLIFPYIDISLEYYDLGIQHRDETDDKVTLDAAKAVEKHKVGVKCATITPNAERVKEYNLKREYKSPNATIRGYLDGTVFRTPIMVEKIPPAVRNWKKPITIARHAYGDVYRNAELRVPEPGTAELVFRSHSGRVETLKIADFDGPGVIQGIHNTDASIRSFARACFIFGLDRSLDVWFATKDTISKTYDARFKEIFEEEFETFRARFEEKGISYFYTLIDDAVARIIKSEGGVLWACKNYDGDVMSDMVASACGSLAMMTSVLVSPQGCFVYEAAHGTVQRHYYRYLKGEKTSTNPMALIFAWTGAIRKRGELDGVAEAVRFADALEQAACQTIEAGIMTGDLAAIAPPFPEKRSVDSETFLEAIKERLDKHF